From the Aquarana catesbeiana isolate 2022-GZ linkage group LG10, ASM4218655v1, whole genome shotgun sequence genome, the window atccgctcacccatccatccgctcatccatctgctcatccatccatccgctcatccatccatccatccgctcatccatccatccatccgctcatccatccgctcatccatccgctcatccatccatccgctcatccatccgctcattcatccatccatccgctcatccatccgctcatccatccatccgctcattcatccatccatccgctcatccatccgctcatccatccatccgctcatccatccgctcatccatccgctcatccatccatccgctcattcatccatccatccactcattcatccatccatccgctcatccatccgctcattcatccatccatccgctcatccatccgctcatccatccatccatccacccagccatctatccattcatccattcatccgctcatccatccatccatccactcatccatccactcatccatccactcatccatccgctcatccatccactcatccatccgctcatccatccatccactcatccGTCCACTCATCCATCCACTCATCCATTCATCCGctcatccgctcatccatccatccgctcatccatccactcatccatccatccactcatccatccactcatccatccatccactcatccatccgctcatccatccgctcatccatccatccgctcatccatccgctcatccatccatccgctcatccatccatccgctcatccatccatcaactcatccatccatccgctcatccattcGTCCGCTCATCCATCTAttcgctcatccatccatccgctcatccatccatccgctcatccatccgctcatccgcATCATCCATCTATTTATCCATCCTCTcatcgatccatccatccatctgcccatccatccatccgctcaatcagccatctatccattcatccagccatccatctgcTCATCcttccatccgctcatccatccatccgctcatccatccatccgctcatccatccatccgctcatccaaccatccatccataagCTCATCCATctgctcatccatccgctcatccatccatccgctcatccattaatccatccgctcatccatccatccattcttccatccatccatccgctcatccatccatccattcttccatccatccatccgctcatccatctgttcatccatctatccatctgctcatccattcatccgctcatccatccatttatccatccactcatccatccatccgctcatccattaGCTTATCCATTTGctcatccgctcatccatccatccgctcatccatccatccgctcatccattaatccatccgctcatccattaatccatccgctcatccatccgctcatccatccgctcatccatccggtCATCCATTAATCCATCTGCTCATCCATCTGTTTATCCTCTCATCGATCCATCCATTCTTTCATACATCCatctgctcatccatccatccgctcatccatctaTCCGCTCATCCATTcttccatccgctcatccatccatccatccacccgctcatccatccgctcatccatccatccgctcatccatccatccgctcatccattaatccatccgctcatccatccgctcatccatccgctcatccatccatccggtCATCCATTAATCCATCTGCTCATCCATCTGTTTATCCTCTCATCGATCCATCCATTCTTTCATACATCCatctgctcatccatccatccgctcatccatccatccatccgctcatccatccattctTCCATCCATCCGCTTATCCATCCATCCGCttatccatccatccgctcatctaTCTATCCGCTCATCCATTcttccatccgctcatccatccatccatccgcccgcTCATTCATCCGCTCATCTATCCATCCGCTCATCGATCAGCTCATCCATCCGCTAATCCATCCGTTCATCCATTTGCTCATCCTTCCATCTgctcatccaaccatccatccattcttccatcatccgctcatccatccatccgctcatccatctgTTTATCCTCTCATCGATCCATCCATTCTTTCATCCATCCatctgctcatccatccatccgctcatccatccatccatccgctcatccactaatccatctgctcatccatccatccgcccgctcattcatccgctcatccatccgctaatccatccgttcatccatccgctcatccatccatccgctcatccatccatccatccgctcatccactaatccatccgctcatccatccatccatccgcccgctcattcatccgctcatccatccatccgctcattcaTCCATTTATCCATCTGCTCATCGATCAGCTCATCCATCCACTAATCCATCCgttcatccatccgctcatccatccatccgctcatccatccgctcatccatccatccatccgctcatccatccatccatccgctcattcaTCCTTCCATCTGCTCATCCgctcatccaaccatccatccatctgctcatccatccatccattcttccatcatccgctcatccatccatccgctcatccatccatccatccatccgctcatccatctgTTTATCCTCTCATCGATCCATCCATTCTTTCATCCATCTatctgctcatccatccatccgctcatccatccatccatccgctcatccactaatccatctgctcatccatccatccatccgcccgctcattcatccgctcatccatccgctcattcatccatttatccatccgcTCATCGATCAGCTCATCCATCCGCTAATCCATCCgttcatccatccgctcatccatccatccatccgctcatccatccatccatccgctcatccactaatccatccgctcatccatccatccatccgcccgctcattcatccgctcatccatccgctcattcatccatttatccatccgcTCATCGATCAGCTCATCCATCCACTAATCCATCCgttcatccatccgctcatccatccatccatccgctcatccatccatccatccgctcatccatccatccatccgctcattcatccatccatccgctcatccatccatccgctcatcgaTCAGCTCATCCATccactaatccatccatccatccgctcattcatccatccatccgctcatccatccatccgctcatccatccgctcatccatccgctcatccatccatccatccgctcatccatccatccgctcatccatccgctcatccatccatccatccatccgcccgcTTATTCATCCACTCATCGATCAGCTCATCCATCCACTAATCCATCCgttcatccatccgctcatccatccatccatccgctcatccatccatccatccgttcatccatccgctcatccatccatccatccgctcatccatccatccatccgctcatccactaatccatccgctcatccatccatccatccgcccgctcattcatccgctcatccatccgctcattcatccatttatccatccgcTCATCGATCAGCTCATCCATCCACTAATCCATCCgttcatccatccgctcatccatccatccgctcatccatccgctcatccatccatccatccgctcatccatccatccatctgctcattcatccatccatccgctcatccatccatccgctcatccatccgctcatccatccatccatccgctcatccatccgctcatccatccgctcatccatccatccatccgctcatccatccatccatccgctcatccatccatccgctcatccatccgctcatccatccatccatccgctcatccatccgctcatccatccatccgctcattcatccatccatccgctcattcatccgctcatccatccatccatccgctcatccatccatccatccgctcatccatccgctcatccatccgctcatccatccgctcatccatccatccatccgctcatccatccatccgctcatccatccatccgctcatccatccatccatccgctcatccatccgctcatccatccatccatccgctcatccatccatccgctcatccatccactcatccatccatccgctcatccatccatccatccactcattcatccatccatccgctcatccatccatccgctcatccatccatccatccactcattcatccatccatccgctcattcatccatccgctcatccatccatccatccactcatccatccatccatccgctcatccatccatccatccgctcattcatccatccatccgctcatccatccatccgctcatccatccatccgctcatccatccatccgctcatccatccatccatccactcattcatccatccatccgctcattcatccatccgctcatccatccatccatccactcatccatccatccatccgctcatccatccatccatccgctcattcatccatccgctcatccatccatccgctcatccatccatccgctcatccatccatccatccatccactcattcatccatccatccgctcattcatccatccgctcatccatccactcatccatccatccgctcatccatttatccatccgcTCATCGATCAGCTCATCCATCCGCTAATCCATCCGTTCATCCATtcgctcatccatctatccattcatgcATCTGCTCATCCatctgctcatccatccatccttccatccatccatccttccatccgctcatccatctatccattcatccatccgctcttccgctcatccatccatccatccattcttccatccatccgctcatccatccatccgctcatccattcttccatccgctcatccatccatcttgGGTTTTCTCCCTCAGTCACGGTGGGACCTCCTGTAGTTTGAGGATCTGGTGAGGAGTTTTGGTAGTTGGTGGTGAATAGTCTTTTCGCACTTATAATTAATTTGTAtgaattttgtaaattttttggGAATTTTAATGAATTTGATGGATTTTTTTGGTAGTGCAGAGAAATCCCGATGACGAAATTCATGAAAAAACCATCCCGGCACAAATCCGACCAATGAGAAGAGAATATACAGACAGGGAAGACGTCCAATTATATGATAGAAGTTCCTGTACCGGGGGAGGGGAAATCTATTCTGTGACGCACCGCTGACATCAGAGCGAGGAGAACAtgtgaatgagtgacttgtatagcgctacctcagggcgctttttgctgccggtgtccatctgcggtatagcgcggtccttcaccccatggggtcccgacacgcttacatacaacatacaacatacacatatttagccaatttttcgacaggatctaattaactttccagcatgtctttggaatgtgggaggaaaccggagaacccggaggaaacccacgcaggcgcagggagaacatgcaaactccaggcagatggtgtcgtgattgggatttgaaccagtgaccctattgctgTTAGGTGAatgtgctgcccactacaccactgtgccgcccactacaccactgtgccacccactacactactgtgccgcccactacaccactgtgccgcccactacaccactgtgccgcccactacaccaccgtgccacccactacaccactgtgcctcccactacaccactgtgctacccactacaccactgtgctacccactacaccactgtgccgcccactacaccactgtgccgcccactacactactgtgccgcccactacaccactgtgccgcccactacaccactgtgccgcccactacaccactgtgccgcccatgtgaGAAGGAATGGCGGGGTTCCCCTTTACCACAAAAGAAAATCAGCAGATCGATGTAATGAATGTATTCACTGGGGGAGGAGCACCTATAGGGGGACAGACACGTATGAAAGACACGTATGAGGACAGGCACGTATGAAAGACACGTATGAAAGACACGTATGAGGACAGACAAGTATGGGGACAGACACGTATGAAAGACACGTATGGGGACAGACACATATGAGGACAGACACGTATGAGGACAGACATGTATGAAAGACACATATGAGGACAGACACGTATGGGGACAGACACGTATGAAAGACACGTATGAGGACAGACACGTATGGGGACAGACACGTATGGGGACAGACACGTATGGCGTCAGACACGTATGAAAGACACGTATGGGGACAGACACGTATGAAAGACACGTATGAGGACAGACATGTATGAGGACATACATGTATGGGGATATACATGTATGGGGACAGACATGTAGGAGGACAGACATGTATGAGGACAGACATGTAGGAGGACAGACATGTATGAGGACAGACATGTATGAGGACAGACATGTATGAAAGACACATATGGGGACAGACACGTATGAGGACAGACATGTATGAAAGACACATATGGGGACAGACACGTATGAGGACAGACACGTATGGGGACAGACACATATGAGGACAGACACGTATGTGGACAGACACGTATGTGGACAGACACGTATGAGGGCAGACACGTATGAGGGCAGACACATATGAGGACAGACACGTATGAGGACAGACAGGTATGAGGACAGACAGGTATGAGGACAGACACGTATGAGGACAGACAGGTATGAGGACAGACACGTATGAGGACAGACACGTGTGGAGGGACACAGATCAGGACAGACACGTGTCTGTCCCCATATGTATGGGGACAGACACGTATGAAGACAGACATGTATGAGGACATACATGTATGGGGATATACATGTATGGGGACAGACATGTAGGAGGACAGACATGTAGGAGGACAGACATGTATGAGGACAGACACGTATGTGGAGAGACACATATGAGGACAGACACGTATGAGAATAGACACGTATGAGGACAGACATGTATGAAAGACACGTATGGGGACAGACACGTATGAGGACAGACACGTATGAGGACAGACACGTATGGGGACAGACACGTATGAAAGACACGTATGGGGACAGACACGTATGAGGACAGACACGTATGTGGACAGACACGTATGTGGACAGACACGTATGAGGGCAGACACGTATGAGGACAGACACGTATGAGGACAGACAGGTATGAGGACAGACAGGTATGAGGACAGACACGTATGTGGAGAGACACGTATGTGGAGAGACACGTATGTGGAGAGACACAGATGAGGACAGACACGTATGAGAATAGACACGTATGAGGACCGACACGTATGAGGACCGACACGTATGAGGACAGACACGTATGAGGACAGACACGTATGAGGACAGACACGCGTGGAGGGACACAGATCAGGACAGACATGTGTCTGTCCCCATATGTATGGGGACAGACACGTATGAAGACAGACATGTATGAGGACATACATGTATGGGGACAGACATGTATGAGGACAGACACGTATGTGGAGAGACACATATGAGGACAGACACGTATGAGAATAGACACGTATGAGGACAGACATATATGTGGAGGGACACAGATCAGGACAGACATGTATGAAGACAGACATGTATGGGGACAGACATGTATGTGGACAGACATGTATGAGGATAGACACGTATGGAGACAGACATGTATGGAGACAGACACGTATGGGGACAGACACTTATGAGGACAGACACGTATGAGGACAGACACGTATGAGGACAGACACGTATGGAGACAGACATGTATGGAGACAGACACGTATGGAGACAGACACGTATGGAGACAGACACGTATGAGGACAGACACGTATGGAGACAGACATGTATGGGGACAGACACGTATGGAGACAGACACGTATGGAGACAGACACGTATGAGGACAGACACGTATGGAGACAGACATGTATGGAGACAGACACGTATGGAGACAGACACGTATGGAGACAGACATGTATGAGGATAGACACGTATGGAGACAGACACGTATGAGGACAGACACGTATGGAGACAGACACGTATGGGGACAGACACTTATGAGGACAGACACGTATGAGGACAGACACGTATGAGGACAGACACGTATGAGGACTGACACATATGAGGACAGACACGTATGGGGACAGACACTTATGAGGACAGACACGTATGAGGACAGACATGTATGAGGACAGACACTTATGAGGACAGACACGTATGGGGACAGACACTTATGAGGACTGACACGTATGAGGACAGACACGTATGAGGACAGACACGTATGGGAACAGACACGTATGAGGACTGACACATATGAGGACAGACACGTATGAGGACAGACACGTATGGGAACAGACACGTATGAGGACTGACAGGTAAGTGGACAAACAAGCCACGTTTGCAGAGCAGTGAAGGAGTGGAAGGGTTGGCTGGCTGTTCCCGGGAATCTGGGGGTGTGTATATTTTGGGGTCTACTCTAAGCATGGAAGGGTCCCTGTGAGGAACTCTCCAACATGTCAATGGCTGGCCCACATGGGTGACCCACCTTTCTGGAGTTTATTGGAATTCTCATCAATCCAGAAAAAGAGATTGGCAAACTCGCAGTCGCATAGCCAAGGGTTCCCCTCCAGGCGGACGGTCCGGAGAGACGGCAGCGATTCCAGCACCGCCACGCTTATACTTTGCAGATTATTGTCATTGAGTTCCAGCACTTGGAGAGCGTCCAGGTTCTCGAAGGCTTCTTGGTGAACCTCCGAGAGATTATTGTTCCCCAGACTTAGCTTGATGAGCCGGTCGGCCGATTTGAAAATCCCGGCTTCCAGCTGGGTCAGGTTGTTGTAACTTAAATCCAGGAAGACCAGGCGGGTGGAGGTGCTGAAGGTGCCCTCCTCCAGCGCGGTCAGCGAGTTGTTCCGGAGGTCCAGGTAGACCAGGTCAGCATAGAACAAGAACAGGTCCGCCGGGATGGACTGGATGTGGTTGTTGGCGGCCAGAAGTTTCCGAATGTCCAAGGGGAAGAGATTGGGAAGGCTGGGAAGTCCTTGATCCCGGCAGTCTATGGTGTGATAGTCCAAGCAGAGGCAGACAGAAGGGCAAAGGAGACTTCGAGGTAACATGAGGAAGAGGCAAACCAGGCAGAAGAGAGGCGAGGCGTAGCAGAGGACGCATGGCAGCATTGTAGAGGATTTCCAAGGACTAGGACAGAGACATTGTTCTCCTCTCCTTCTATGTGAATGGATCCTGGAGATCACATAACATCACAGATCAGATGGCAGCAGACATGGGGGAGGGGAATAAAATAGTCACTCACCCAATCTGCCGAGAGAAAACCAATCACATCCCCCATGGATCGGAGAACCTGTGGAGGAAACGTCAGCAAATTTACTAACACCCACCATTTCCATACAATGT encodes:
- the LOC141109938 gene encoding leucine-rich repeat-containing protein 38-like — protein: MLPCVLCYASPLFCLVCLFLMLPRSLLCPSVCLCLDYHTIDCRDQGLPSLPNLFPLDIRKLLAANNHIQSIPADLFLFYADLVYLDLRNNSLTALEEGTFSTSTRLVFLDLSYNNLTQLEAGIFKSADRLIKLSLGNNNLSEVHQEAFENLDALQVLELNDNNLQSISVAVLESLPSLRTVRLEGNPWLCDCEFANLFFWIDENSNKLQKGGSPMWASH